In a genomic window of Diabrotica undecimpunctata isolate CICGRU chromosome 2, icDiaUnde3, whole genome shotgun sequence:
- the LOC140434075 gene encoding uncharacterized protein isoform X4, which produces MDYWFNTLKSQHDQSVNIGQAQNSGSQYPSQQGADNKRKRKPASERRKAVIEQMLAANRAILSDTEMKVVGSMFSHSQGQSTTYVRDPFKNTNYSNSKKFPKKKPDDREFAEIFGKPKYPSGNKQPEKMVGSFLRQESDMHRGGSPLGYDRTSNSYGQIPSREMSTFGGERSQVHRETWGGSLPSTSEKSRFGNETRRRSPPNSERSRFGHGIRERSPFTTRERRPFSDERDQFRRETRELSPLNRDRSPLDRNRSSYNRRDARNMSRETRTGVDERIDFIPPGDNPYEPNRMERINPFMNNRNLDYTRDSAQSEYVITAKDQYSKAWLDDMVPKLKGHRGVDLRVADIKELPPIAVKAMMAPPAVKQQANTKHVSTTSVVAVLWLRRKTCDESPRDILSKLEAQNAGLSTSHWLFIRKQGNRKRGLTMNFKIDNEDVTRLQRINMRPGLDGQQLKITIKPFKGKN; this is translated from the coding sequence ATGGATTACTGGTTCAATACATTAAAGTCCCAACATGACCAGTCTGTGAATATTGGGCAAGCTCAAAATTCAGGGTCGCAATATCCCAGTCAACAAGGTGCTGATAATAAACGCAAACGAAAACCGGCTTCGGAAAGACGAAAGGCAGTAATTGAGCAAATGTTAGCCGCAAATAGAGCTATATTATCAGACACTGAAATGAAAGTAGTGGGTTCGATGTTTAGTCACTCTCAAGGTCAATCGACAACTTATGTAAGAGATCCTTTCAAAAATACCAACTATTCTAATTCCAAGAAATTTCCCAAAAAAAAGCCTGATGATAGAGAGTTTGCTGAAATATTTGGAAAACCAAAATACCCTTCTGGGAATAAGCAACCTGAAAAGATGGTCGGCTCATTTTTAAGACAGGAATCAGATATGCATCGTGGAGGAAGCCCTTTGGGATATGATCGGACTTCGAATTCATATGGACAGATACCTTCTCGCGAAATGAGTACTTTCGGCGGCGAAAGAAGTCAAGTCCATCGTGAAACCTGGGGAGGAAGTCTCCCTTCCACGAGTGAAAAAAGTCGTTTCGGAAATGAAACCCGTAGAAGAAGCCCTCCCAATAGTGAAAGAAGCCGCTTTGGTCATGGAATCCGTGAGAGAAGCCCTTTCACAACTCGAGAAAGGCGTCCGTTCAGTGATGAAAGGGATCAATTTCGTCGTGAAACGCGTGAACTAAGTCCTCTTAACCGTGATAGAAGTCCTCTGGATCGAAATAGAAGTTCGTATAATCGCCGAGATGCCAGAAATATGTCGCGTGAAACGAGGACGGGAGTAGATGAGAGAATAGATTTTATACCACCAGGAGATAATCCTTATGAGCCAAATAGAATGGAGAGAATTAACCCTTTTATGAATAACCGGAATTTGGATTATACGAGAGATTCAGCACAGAGTGAATATGTCATCACGGCTAAAGATCAGTACTCGAAAGCGTGGCTTGATGATATGGTTCCGAAGTTAAAGGGACACAGGGGTGTAGATCTAAGAGTCGCAGACATAAAAGAATTACCACCCATAGCAGTTAAGGCCATGATGGCTCCTCCTGCAGTTAAGCAGCAAGCTAATACTAAACACGTATCGACTACGTCAGTTGTAGCTGTATTATGGCTTCGTCGCAAAACATGTGATGAAAGTCCACGTGATATTCTTTCAAAACTAGAAGCCCAAAATGCAGGACTATCCACTAGTCACTGGCTCTTTATACGTAAGCAAGGCAATAGAAAAAGAGGTCTGACGATGAACTTTAAGATAGACAACGAAGATGTCACGCGTCTACAAAGAATCAATATGAGACCTGGCCTTGACGGTCAACAAttgaaaattacaattaaacCATTTAAAGGGAAGAATTAG